From a region of the Methanoculleus receptaculi genome:
- the trpB gene encoding tryptophan synthase subunit beta yields the protein MKAGRYGIYGGQYVPETLMSALIELEETYTRVRDDPDFSSRLSWYLHEYAGRETPLTFCENLSRDLGCRVYLKREDLLHGGAHKLNNTLGQGLMAKYMGKRRLIAETGAGQHGVATAIAGAVLGLPVEVYMGEVDTRRQALNVFRMELLGARVIPVTSGTRTLKDAINAAMRDWVANLRDTHYLLGSCVGPHPFPRIVRDFQSVIGEETRRQILEREGSLPDMIVACVGGGSNAIGIFYPFVGDADVALVGVEAGGEGPESCRHGASLSRGSVGVFQGSLSYLLQDDDGQTLETHSIAAGLDHPAVGPEHAMLKDSGRIRYEMATDTEALQALSCLSRTEGIIPALESAHAVAFALRAADELDRDGILVINLSGRGDKDVVEVAKHHGGLE from the coding sequence ATGAAAGCAGGACGATACGGTATATACGGTGGGCAGTACGTGCCCGAGACGCTGATGAGTGCGCTGATCGAACTTGAGGAGACCTACACCAGGGTGCGGGATGACCCGGATTTCTCCAGCCGGCTCTCCTGGTATCTTCACGAGTACGCCGGCCGGGAGACACCGCTCACATTCTGCGAGAACCTCTCCCGTGACCTGGGTTGCCGGGTCTACCTGAAACGGGAGGACCTCCTCCATGGGGGTGCGCACAAACTGAACAACACCCTGGGTCAGGGGCTGATGGCAAAGTACATGGGGAAGAGACGGCTCATCGCCGAGACCGGCGCCGGGCAGCACGGTGTCGCGACCGCGATCGCGGGGGCAGTCCTTGGGCTTCCCGTGGAGGTCTACATGGGGGAGGTGGATACCCGGCGCCAGGCGCTAAACGTCTTTCGGATGGAACTCCTTGGCGCCAGGGTCATCCCTGTCACCTCGGGGACGCGGACGCTCAAAGACGCCATCAACGCGGCGATGCGGGACTGGGTGGCAAACCTCCGGGACACCCACTATCTGCTCGGCTCCTGTGTCGGCCCGCACCCATTCCCCCGGATCGTCAGGGACTTCCAGTCGGTCATCGGCGAGGAGACGCGGCGGCAGATCCTTGAGCGGGAGGGAAGCCTCCCGGACATGATAGTTGCCTGTGTCGGCGGGGGATCGAACGCAATCGGTATATTCTACCCGTTTGTGGGTGATGCCGACGTGGCTCTCGTGGGCGTGGAGGCCGGCGGCGAGGGGCCGGAGTCCTGCAGGCACGGCGCTTCTCTCTCGCGGGGTTCGGTCGGGGTCTTCCAGGGCTCTCTCTCCTACCTGCTACAGGACGACGACGGCCAGACCCTTGAGACGCACTCGATCGCCGCCGGGCTCGACCATCCTGCCGTCGGCCCGGAACACGCCATGCTGAAGGATTCCGGCCGGATCAGGTATGAGATGGCCACCGATACCGAAGCGCTCCAGGCCCTCAGCTGCCTCTCCCGCACGGAGGGCATCATCCCGGCGCTCGAGTCGGCCCACGCCGTCGCCTTTGCCCTCCGCGCGGCGGATGAACTTGACCGTGACGGGATCCTGGTAATCAACCTCTCGGGGAGGGGCGACAAGGATGTCGTCGAGGTCGCGAAGCATCACGGAGGTCTGGAATGA
- a CDS encoding phosphoribosylanthranilate isomerase: MTNVRDALLAVEAGADAIGVVLASPSPRSVRPEEAREIFAAVPPSVTTVAVSSIGRPEDLPAILSLRPDAVQVPADLEVPSRAGLRVIRMLAPGDPLRDDCDAVIIDASHGRGRAFDPDYARRCVVSSSVPVILAGGLNPGNVAAAVRAVRPYAVDVCSGVEAMPGLKDGRLVRAFVKVCRMMDP, from the coding sequence ATGACGAACGTTCGCGACGCACTCCTCGCCGTTGAGGCCGGGGCCGACGCGATCGGCGTGGTGCTTGCAAGCCCCTCCCCCAGGTCTGTGAGACCGGAAGAGGCTCGCGAGATATTTGCGGCGGTCCCGCCGTCTGTGACCACCGTCGCCGTTTCATCGATCGGAAGACCGGAAGACCTCCCGGCCATCCTCTCTTTACGGCCGGACGCGGTCCAGGTGCCGGCTGACCTGGAGGTGCCCTCCCGTGCGGGTCTCCGGGTCATCAGGATGCTTGCTCCCGGCGACCCTCTGCGGGACGACTGCGACGCTGTGATCATCGATGCAAGCCACGGCAGAGGGCGGGCGTTTGACCCCGATTATGCCCGGCGTTGCGTGGTCTCCTCCAGCGTCCCTGTAATCCTGGCGGGCGGCCTCAACCCGGGGAACGTGGCCGCGGCCGTCCGGGCGGTGCGGCCGTATGCCGTCGATGTTTGTTCAGGTGTCGAGGCGATGCCGGGTCTGAAGGACGGGCGGCTTGTGCGTGCGTTTGTAAAGGTATGCAGGATGATGGATCCATGA
- a CDS encoding indole-3-glycerol phosphate synthase TrpC encodes MILDEIVRAAGERLAGLDQTKAAETGGMPHRSLEAAILSCRERHAIIAEVKYASPSRGRIHDGATPAAIAREFADAGAVALSVLTEPNYFGGSIENLARVRGAVSLPILRKDFIIDERQVAETRAFGADAVLLIARLLGDQLSAFVEAAFEIGLEPLVEVHNRDEMERALATGANLIGINNRNLETMTIDLSTTVRLAGVARDAGRIVVSESGIAWPYDVRRLSRHCDAFLIGSALMSAKDRQKRLEGFVFA; translated from the coding sequence ATGATACTCGATGAGATCGTCCGTGCGGCAGGTGAGCGGCTGGCGGGTCTTGACCAGACGAAGGCCGCCGAGACCGGAGGAATGCCTCACCGGAGCCTTGAAGCGGCCATTCTTTCCTGCCGGGAGCGGCACGCGATCATCGCCGAGGTGAAGTACGCCTCCCCCTCCCGCGGCAGGATCCATGACGGCGCCACACCGGCGGCGATCGCCCGGGAGTTTGCCGATGCCGGAGCTGTAGCGCTCTCGGTACTCACCGAACCCAACTACTTCGGGGGGAGTATCGAGAACCTTGCCCGGGTGCGTGGGGCGGTCTCCCTCCCCATCCTTCGCAAGGACTTCATCATCGACGAACGCCAGGTCGCCGAGACCCGGGCGTTCGGCGCCGACGCTGTCCTCCTGATAGCCCGTCTGCTCGGCGATCAGCTCTCTGCGTTCGTCGAGGCGGCGTTTGAGATCGGGCTTGAGCCGCTTGTTGAGGTTCACAACCGGGACGAGATGGAGCGTGCTCTTGCGACAGGTGCAAACCTGATCGGGATCAACAACCGCAACCTGGAGACGATGACGATCGATCTCTCGACGACCGTCCGCCTGGCGGGGGTGGCCCGGGATGCCGGGAGGATCGTGGTCTCTGAGAGCGGGATCGCCTGGCCCTACGATGTCAGGCGTCTATCGCGGCACTGTGACGCCTTCCTGATCGGTTCGGCACTGATGTCGGCAAAAGATCGCCAGAAACGGCTGGAGGGGTTTGTATTCGCGTAA
- the trpD gene encoding anthranilate phosphoribosyltransferase, with translation MIREAIARVSSGSDLTAVEAEGVMEEIMRGAATPAQIGGFLTALRMKGETVAEIAAFARVMRASAVPVPLPDAGMRVDTCGTGGDGAGTFNISTTAAFVAAGAGVPIVKHGNRGVSSRCGSADVLEALGVAVAIPPDRVAAVLSAAGIAFLFAPAYHPAMQYARAARQEIGIRTVFNLLGPLTNPAGAAGQLLGVYNPHLVVPLARVLGDLGVRRAMVVHGAGLDEITTTGETTVAELHDGEVVSYTLDCTEFGIPRSPPAVIRGGSPEENARILLSVLAGEDGPARDIVLLNAGAAIYIGGKADDLAGGIECAEASIDSGAALDRLHRLARVSGGGA, from the coding sequence ATGATCCGCGAGGCGATCGCCCGTGTATCCTCGGGCAGCGACCTCACCGCTGTCGAGGCGGAAGGAGTGATGGAGGAGATCATGCGCGGCGCCGCGACTCCTGCCCAGATCGGAGGTTTCCTGACAGCGCTAAGGATGAAGGGGGAGACCGTTGCTGAGATCGCAGCATTTGCCCGGGTGATGCGGGCGTCGGCTGTCCCTGTCCCTCTCCCCGACGCAGGGATGCGGGTGGATACCTGCGGGACGGGGGGTGACGGCGCGGGGACGTTTAACATAAGCACCACGGCCGCTTTTGTGGCGGCAGGGGCGGGCGTTCCCATCGTGAAGCACGGGAACCGGGGGGTGTCGAGCAGATGCGGTTCGGCCGACGTTCTCGAGGCGCTCGGCGTCGCCGTAGCGATCCCGCCCGACCGGGTGGCGGCCGTCCTCTCTGCTGCCGGGATCGCCTTCCTCTTCGCCCCCGCCTACCACCCGGCGATGCAGTATGCCAGGGCGGCCCGCCAGGAGATCGGGATCAGGACGGTATTCAACCTCCTTGGGCCGCTCACCAACCCGGCGGGGGCGGCAGGTCAGCTCCTGGGGGTCTACAACCCCCATCTTGTCGTCCCGCTTGCCCGGGTTCTCGGCGATCTCGGCGTCCGGCGGGCAATGGTGGTCCACGGTGCAGGGCTCGATGAGATCACCACGACCGGGGAGACGACGGTTGCGGAACTCCATGACGGGGAGGTGGTCTCGTATACGCTTGACTGCACAGAGTTCGGTATCCCGCGCTCGCCGCCTGCCGTCATCAGGGGTGGCAGCCCGGAGGAGAACGCCAGGATCCTCCTATCGGTCCTCGCCGGTGAAGACGGCCCGGCACGGGATATCGTCCTCCTCAACGCCGGGGCGGCGATCTACATCGGCGGGAAAGCCGATGACCTTGCCGGAGGCATCGAGTGCGCGGAGGCGTCGATCGACTCAGGGGCGGCGCTTGACCGGCTCCACAGGCTTGCCAGGGTGAGCGGAGGTGGGGCATGA
- a CDS encoding anthranilate synthase component II, translating to MRVLVIDAYDSFTFNLCQQIGVLGAEPVVVKSDTPFALIRSLRFDRVVLSPGPGHPGECTLYREVIETISRIVPTLGVCLGHQAIGLAFGANVVRAERLMHGKRSVIHHDGAGIYEGVPDPIIATRYHSLLIDPETVPDCLEVTARSDDDGAIMGVRHREFPIEGVQFHPESILTPDGDRLIANFLSGRGGAA from the coding sequence ATGCGGGTGCTTGTGATCGATGCCTACGACAGTTTCACCTTCAACCTCTGCCAGCAGATCGGGGTGCTCGGGGCCGAACCGGTCGTGGTGAAGAGCGACACCCCGTTTGCGCTGATCAGGTCGCTGAGATTCGATCGCGTCGTCCTCTCGCCAGGGCCGGGGCACCCGGGCGAGTGTACCCTCTACCGTGAGGTCATCGAGACTATCAGCAGGATTGTCCCAACGCTCGGGGTCTGTCTCGGCCACCAGGCGATCGGGCTTGCATTCGGCGCAAATGTGGTCCGGGCAGAGCGGTTGATGCATGGAAAGCGGTCGGTCATCCACCACGACGGTGCCGGGATCTACGAAGGGGTGCCCGACCCGATCATCGCTACCCGTTACCACTCGCTCCTGATCGACCCCGAGACCGTCCCCGACTGCCTCGAAGTGACGGCAAGAAGCGACGACGATGGGGCGATCATGGGTGTCCGGCACCGTGAGTTCCCGATCGAGGGGGTGCAGTTCCACCCGGAGAGTATCCTCACCCCCGATGGGGACAGGCTGATTGCAAACTTCCTCTCCGGCAGAGGCGGTGCAGCATGA
- a CDS encoding anthranilate synthase component I family protein codes for MEAATDRPLVVPVFLEVPLPPSSPADIYASLRDGPGFLLESIEGSEKIARYSFICTAPTAMIAVAPDGALTVSGDPCIREVAAGIEAEDPVDAVRQFMERFRVVPSTLPRFSGGLTGYFSYDLVSSIHPVRCVEETTDPVARFMLAQDCLALDHRRGRLAVIENLLLTDESDLEEEYLRALTAIKNRITGLCHLPPSSPVEAFSAGAVTSSCTREEFSNAVLRIKEHIAAGDIFQAVLSRRLACRFEGEPFGVYRRLREKNPAPYTYFLDFGDLVVAGSSPEMLLRVEDGRVTTVPIAGTRPRGRTEAEDDQLAAELLADEKERAEHVMLVDLARNDIGAVSAYGSVSVTDFMGIERFSHVQHIVSTVSGRLREGYDRFDALRSCFPAGTVSGAPKVRAMQIIGEVEGFRRGIYAGALGYIAFSGTMDLAITIRTVIVQDGIASVQVGAGIVADSEPGREFAETGSKARAMLAALGREEEVD; via the coding sequence ATGGAGGCCGCGACCGACCGGCCTCTCGTAGTCCCGGTATTTCTTGAGGTTCCACTCCCTCCCTCTTCTCCGGCAGATATCTATGCGTCCCTCCGGGACGGCCCCGGGTTCCTGCTGGAGTCGATCGAGGGGAGCGAGAAGATCGCTCGCTACTCTTTTATCTGCACCGCTCCAACCGCGATGATCGCCGTCGCCCCGGACGGGGCGCTGACGGTCTCCGGCGATCCCTGTATCCGCGAGGTTGCCGCCGGAATCGAGGCCGAAGACCCGGTCGATGCCGTCCGCCAGTTCATGGAACGGTTCCGGGTCGTGCCGTCCACGTTACCGCGGTTCTCCGGCGGGCTTACCGGCTACTTCTCCTACGACCTGGTATCGTCTATACACCCCGTCCGCTGTGTGGAGGAGACCACAGACCCGGTCGCCCGGTTCATGCTGGCGCAGGACTGCCTCGCGCTCGACCACCGGCGGGGTCGACTTGCGGTGATCGAGAACCTCCTCCTCACCGATGAATCCGACCTGGAGGAGGAGTACCTCCGCGCCCTGACGGCTATAAAGAACCGGATCACAGGGCTCTGCCACCTTCCCCCATCCTCTCCCGTCGAGGCGTTCAGTGCCGGTGCCGTGACGTCGTCCTGCACCCGGGAAGAGTTCTCAAACGCTGTTTTAAGGATCAAGGAGCATATCGCGGCAGGCGACATATTCCAGGCCGTTCTCTCCAGGCGGCTTGCCTGCCGGTTCGAGGGCGAACCGTTCGGGGTCTACCGGAGACTCCGGGAGAAGAATCCCGCTCCCTACACCTACTTCCTGGACTTCGGCGACCTGGTGGTTGCCGGGAGCAGTCCCGAGATGCTGCTGCGGGTGGAGGACGGCCGTGTGACGACCGTCCCCATCGCCGGCACCCGGCCCCGGGGACGGACAGAGGCGGAGGACGACCAGCTCGCGGCTGAACTCCTGGCGGACGAGAAGGAACGTGCAGAGCATGTCATGCTCGTCGACCTGGCGAGGAACGATATCGGGGCGGTCTCGGCCTATGGGAGCGTCTCGGTGACCGATTTCATGGGTATCGAACGGTTCTCGCACGTTCAGCACATCGTCTCGACCGTCTCTGGGAGGCTCCGGGAGGGCTACGACCGGTTCGACGCGCTCCGGTCATGTTTCCCGGCGGGAACCGTCTCGGGCGCCCCGAAGGTCAGGGCGATGCAGATCATAGGTGAGGTGGAAGGGTTCCGGCGCGGGATCTACGCAGGTGCTCTCGGGTATATCGCGTTCTCCGGCACGATGGATCTCGCGATAACCATCCGGACGGTCATCGTGCAGGACGGGATCGCTTCCGTCCAGGTTGGTGCCGGGATCGTGGCTGATTCCGAACCCGGTCGCGAGTTTGCCGAGACCGGTAGCAAGGCCAGGGCGATGCTTGCGGCGCTCGGCAGAGAGGAGGAGGTGGACTGA
- a CDS encoding TrpB-like pyridoxal phosphate-dependent enzyme — protein MQTKILLDEGEMPKRWYNIQADLPTPMDPPLHPVTGKPATPDDLRHIFPMELIRQEMSTERYIDIPGEVRDILTLWRPSPLYRARRLEAALKTPAKIYYKWEGVSPPGSHKPNTAIAQAYYNREEGIERLATETGAGQWGSALAFATSLFDMDCTVYMVRASYDQKPYRKSMMQVYGAECIPSPSDRTQAGRAVLAHDPETPGSLGIAISEAVEDAANHDNTNYSLGSVLNHVCLHQTVIGQEAEEQVAIADDYPDVVIGCVGGGSNYAGLTFPFAGAKLTGKHPDTELIAVEPAACPTLTKGLYTYDFGDVAGLTPLLRMFTLGHDFIPPAIHAGGLRYHGASPLVSRLVHDGVVRPVAYHQNEVFEAALTFARTEGIIVAPEAAHAVKAAIDQALLCRKTGEEKVILFNNSGHGNFDFSSYEAYLAGKLPDYEYPLELVKESLSRLPVRG, from the coding sequence ATGCAGACCAAGATCCTCCTTGACGAGGGGGAGATGCCAAAGCGGTGGTACAACATCCAGGCGGATCTCCCGACACCAATGGATCCGCCCCTTCACCCGGTGACGGGAAAACCGGCGACGCCGGATGACCTCCGTCACATCTTTCCCATGGAGCTGATCCGGCAGGAGATGAGCACGGAGCGCTACATCGATATCCCTGGCGAGGTCCGGGATATCCTCACCCTCTGGAGGCCAAGCCCCCTCTACCGTGCAAGAAGGCTTGAGGCGGCCTTGAAGACGCCGGCGAAGATCTACTACAAGTGGGAGGGTGTGAGCCCGCCGGGCTCGCACAAGCCCAATACCGCCATAGCCCAGGCCTATTACAACCGGGAGGAGGGGATCGAGCGGCTTGCAACCGAGACCGGGGCGGGGCAGTGGGGTTCTGCACTTGCGTTCGCAACGAGCCTCTTCGATATGGATTGCACCGTCTACATGGTCCGGGCCTCCTACGACCAGAAACCCTATCGCAAGAGCATGATGCAGGTCTACGGTGCCGAGTGCATCCCGAGTCCCTCTGATAGGACGCAGGCCGGCAGAGCGGTGCTTGCCCACGACCCGGAGACACCGGGCTCCCTCGGTATCGCCATATCCGAGGCGGTTGAGGACGCCGCGAACCACGATAACACCAACTACTCGCTTGGTTCCGTCCTCAATCATGTCTGTCTCCACCAGACGGTCATCGGCCAGGAGGCAGAAGAGCAGGTTGCGATTGCAGACGATTACCCGGATGTGGTGATCGGCTGTGTCGGCGGGGGGAGCAACTATGCGGGGCTCACCTTCCCGTTTGCGGGCGCGAAGTTGACCGGAAAGCACCCGGATACCGAACTCATTGCGGTTGAGCCCGCCGCCTGCCCGACCCTGACAAAGGGGTTATACACCTACGACTTCGGGGATGTCGCAGGGCTGACACCGCTCCTGCGGATGTTCACTCTCGGGCACGACTTCATCCCGCCGGCGATCCACGCTGGAGGGCTCCGCTATCACGGGGCATCTCCCCTGGTATCGAGGCTCGTCCACGACGGGGTGGTCAGGCCGGTCGCCTACCATCAGAACGAGGTCTTTGAGGCAGCCTTGACCTTCGCCCGGACGGAGGGCATCATTGTCGCGCCCGAGGCCGCCCACGCGGTTAAGGCCGCGATCGACCAGGCGCTCCTCTGCCGTAAGACTGGTGAAGAGAAGGTTATACTCTTTAACAACTCCGGGCACGGTAATTTCGATTTCTCCTCTTACGAGGCCTACCTTGCGGGAAAGCTTCCCGACTACGAATACCCCCTCGAGTTGGTCAAAGAGTCTCTCTCCAGGCTGCCGGTGAGGGGGTGA
- a CDS encoding ABC transporter permease produces MTFFDLAVRNIRRHWLRSSLAVIGIVIGVIAIATLGIMGNSIGLMFSEMVTDVGDTLIVSPAAGVGGGKLTDRQVSDITRAVGSNVVIPFSTTADKVTVGEKESVVMIYAIPAEDIPLLLEKESGNYPRDTGGGCMIGSQVAANSRENGLKLGARARIGGDTLRVVGVLKERGLGFDINPDYSIIVPYSWYSNHYDEEDYDQVIVKVRDINDLDAVKEAIEQKMNRREDVVNVMDTRGILESIFAATDAITVFLAGIGAVSLVVAGVSILNVMLMSVTERTKEIGILRSIGTRRKEVMRMFIYEALILGFVGAVIGGVLSFCAGYVTTAVFVGNPDYLFHPKSLVYIFFGMAFGVFTSVASGLYPAWKAAHLNPIEALRYE; encoded by the coding sequence ATGACCTTCTTTGATCTCGCCGTTCGGAACATCAGGCGTCACTGGCTCAGGTCGTCGCTTGCGGTAATCGGGATCGTTATCGGCGTCATCGCTATCGCCACCCTGGGGATCATGGGCAACAGCATCGGTCTGATGTTCAGCGAGATGGTCACCGATGTCGGCGACACCCTGATCGTCTCGCCGGCGGCAGGCGTTGGCGGCGGAAAACTCACCGATCGGCAGGTGAGCGATATAACCAGGGCGGTCGGGTCCAACGTGGTCATACCCTTCTCGACCACCGCCGATAAGGTCACTGTGGGTGAAAAAGAGAGTGTGGTGATGATCTATGCCATCCCCGCCGAGGATATCCCCCTCCTCCTCGAGAAAGAATCGGGGAATTACCCCCGTGATACAGGCGGTGGATGCATGATAGGAAGCCAGGTTGCCGCAAACAGCCGGGAGAACGGTCTGAAACTCGGCGCCAGGGCCAGGATCGGCGGCGATACCCTCCGTGTCGTTGGGGTGCTCAAGGAGCGGGGGCTCGGGTTTGATATCAACCCGGACTACTCCATCATCGTGCCCTACTCCTGGTACTCGAACCACTATGATGAGGAAGATTACGACCAGGTGATCGTGAAGGTCCGGGATATTAACGACCTGGACGCGGTCAAAGAGGCAATCGAGCAGAAGATGAACCGTCGTGAGGATGTCGTCAACGTCATGGATACGCGGGGGATCCTGGAGAGCATCTTTGCGGCTACAGATGCCATCACCGTCTTTTTAGCCGGGATCGGCGCGGTATCGCTCGTCGTAGCCGGTGTCTCGATCCTCAACGTGATGCTGATGTCGGTCACCGAGCGGACGAAGGAGATCGGCATCCTGCGAAGCATCGGCACCCGGCGGAAGGAGGTGATGCGGATGTTCATCTACGAGGCGCTCATCCTGGGGTTTGTGGGTGCCGTCATAGGCGGGGTGCTCAGTTTCTGCGCGGGGTATGTGACGACTGCGGTCTTTGTCGGAAACCCCGATTACCTCTTCCATCCAAAAAGCCTCGTCTACATCTTCTTCGGGATGGCGTTCGGGGTCTTCACAAGTGTGGCCTCCGGCCTCTATCCGGCCTGGAAGGCGGCGCACTTAAACCCGATCGAGGCGTTGCGCTACGAGTGA
- a CDS encoding ABC transporter ATP-binding protein produces the protein MPVISFENVTKVYPLPAGDVVALDGVDIAIEEGEFVLIMGPSGSGKSTLLNIMGSLDVPTSGEVTIAGRKISRMDDDDLTLLRRDHIGFVFQQFNLIPLLSVVENVEYPLILKGRQNGARKRAEEVLTAVGIAATHFSHKPGELSGGQQQRAAIARALVNDPDFLLCDEPTGNLDSKTGTAIMDLLSRMNREEGKTVVMVTHDIRMTEYADRTIHLEDGKVVA, from the coding sequence ATGCCGGTCATAAGTTTCGAGAACGTCACCAAGGTTTATCCCCTCCCGGCGGGCGACGTGGTGGCGCTTGACGGTGTCGATATCGCCATTGAGGAGGGTGAGTTCGTCCTCATCATGGGCCCCTCGGGGTCGGGGAAGTCGACCCTCCTGAACATCATGGGTTCGCTCGACGTCCCGACCTCGGGCGAGGTCACCATCGCCGGGAGAAAGATCAGCAGGATGGACGACGACGACCTGACGTTGCTGCGGCGTGACCATATCGGGTTCGTCTTCCAGCAGTTCAACCTGATCCCGCTTCTTTCGGTCGTGGAAAACGTCGAGTACCCGCTCATCCTGAAAGGACGGCAGAACGGTGCCAGGAAACGGGCAGAAGAGGTTCTGACGGCGGTCGGGATCGCAGCGACCCACTTCAGCCACAAACCGGGTGAACTCTCTGGAGGGCAGCAGCAGCGCGCGGCGATCGCCCGTGCTCTCGTCAACGACCCTGACTTTCTCCTCTGCGACGAACCGACCGGGAACCTTGACTCGAAGACAGGAACCGCGATCATGGATCTACTCTCCCGGATGAACCGCGAGGAGGGTAAGACCGTCGTCATGGTCACCCATGACATCCGGATGACCGAGTATGCCGACCGGACGATCCACCTCGAGGACGGGAAGGTGGTGGCATGA
- a CDS encoding COG1361 S-layer family protein: protein MKDLYIFILALSVALALASPVAAATADIAVVSSSLDPPVMMSGDTGTLTIVVQNNGADPVAIQSARLYGKGVVPTTDPYLAVGEIGGGNTRSFTFTVRADAGEGTFYPTFVLDFRDGGSLRNPVLIQVEDTPLSISMVKKPDAFSEGRTAGITLMVGNPRPNAVSGVQVVPEGTGFSVTPTSGFVGGLEPDASGTVTFNLTPETETDVTFRVVWRNGINTHTTDLVLPVTFGEDKKRANPVITNVEVTPISGGYRIVGDVMNAGLESARSVMIAPASPAIPIDPFRVYVVGTLDPDDISSFEVTLRVDAAVEDVPLVVEYRDDDGNLYTSTRTVGLGGGTVAPVKEQESGGFPVLGAVVVLLIALGVAGAIYHSWKRT from the coding sequence ATGAAAGATCTCTACATTTTCATACTGGCACTCTCTGTCGCACTGGCACTGGCTTCACCTGTCGCGGCCGCCACTGCGGATATCGCCGTCGTCTCCTCCTCCCTCGATCCGCCGGTCATGATGAGTGGGGATACCGGGACGCTCACGATCGTTGTCCAGAACAACGGTGCCGACCCGGTCGCGATCCAGAGTGCCAGGCTCTACGGCAAAGGAGTTGTGCCAACAACCGACCCCTACCTGGCGGTCGGGGAGATCGGTGGAGGGAACACCAGGTCGTTCACCTTCACCGTCCGGGCTGACGCCGGGGAAGGGACGTTTTATCCCACTTTCGTCCTTGACTTCCGCGACGGTGGCAGTTTACGCAACCCTGTCCTGATCCAGGTCGAGGACACCCCGCTCAGCATCTCCATGGTTAAAAAGCCGGATGCCTTTTCCGAAGGCCGGACAGCCGGGATCACTCTCATGGTCGGCAACCCCCGGCCGAACGCTGTCTCCGGTGTCCAGGTGGTTCCGGAGGGGACGGGTTTTTCCGTCACCCCCACCAGTGGTTTTGTCGGCGGGCTGGAGCCTGACGCTTCAGGAACCGTCACCTTCAACCTGACGCCGGAGACGGAGACGGACGTCACGTTCCGGGTGGTCTGGCGCAACGGGATAAACACCCACACAACTGACCTGGTGCTGCCGGTCACGTTTGGCGAGGACAAGAAACGGGCCAACCCGGTCATCACCAACGTCGAGGTCACGCCTATCAGCGGCGGTTACCGGATCGTGGGCGATGTCATGAACGCCGGCCTCGAGTCGGCACGGTCGGTGATGATCGCCCCGGCCTCGCCTGCGATCCCGATCGACCCGTTCCGTGTCTACGTTGTCGGGACACTCGATCCCGACGATATATCATCGTTTGAGGTGACGCTTCGGGTCGATGCTGCTGTGGAGGATGTCCCGCTGGTCGTCGAGTACCGGGACGACGATGGAAACCTCTACACCAGCACGAGAACGGTCGGGCTTGGCGGCGGCACGGTGGCACCGGTTAAGGAGCAGGAGAGCGGCGGGTTCCCTGTCCTCGGGGCTGTGGTCGTCCTCCTGATCGCGCTCGGCGTCGCGGGGGCAATCTACCACTCCTGGAAGCGGACGTAA
- a CDS encoding YIP1 family protein → METGFLQVLLNPGRFFESRMQKDPSLKVPALIALVCGLIGAVSALMMADITVAMLPAETKGLGWLMVAFFVAIAFIGGFLAWIIYGFIFHIISMAFKGQGSLNRTLEVTGYGLLPQVFGGIIGSIFSYLLLSGLTVPVMSSAEEIAAFSENLVTVLTTDPLAQVAGIVSILFVIWSANIWIFGMKYARNLSTRDAALTVGIPVGVYILYTVITLAGWL, encoded by the coding sequence ATGGAAACAGGTTTTCTTCAGGTGCTGCTCAATCCCGGGCGGTTCTTTGAGTCCCGCATGCAGAAAGACCCGAGCCTTAAGGTGCCGGCGCTTATAGCGCTTGTCTGCGGGCTTATCGGTGCGGTCTCGGCCTTAATGATGGCTGATATAACCGTTGCCATGCTGCCCGCCGAGACGAAAGGGCTCGGATGGCTCATGGTGGCGTTCTTCGTCGCCATTGCCTTCATAGGCGGATTCCTGGCCTGGATCATATATGGTTTTATCTTTCATATCATCTCCATGGCCTTCAAGGGTCAGGGTTCACTCAATCGGACGCTGGAGGTCACGGGTTATGGACTCCTCCCTCAGGTCTTTGGTGGCATAATCGGGTCGATCTTTTCATACCTCCTCCTCTCAGGTCTGACTGTCCCGGTCATGAGCAGTGCTGAAGAGATTGCGGCATTCTCCGAGAACCTGGTGACCGTTCTTACAACCGACCCACTGGCGCAGGTTGCAGGTATCGTGAGTATCCTCTTCGTGATCTGGAGTGCAAACATCTGGATCTTCGGCATGAAATACGCGAGGAACCTGTCGACAAGGGATGCGGCCCTCACCGTCGGGATACCCGTGGGCGTCTACATCCTCTATACGGTAATAACCCTTGCTGGATGGCTGTAA